A single Micromonospora luteifusca DNA region contains:
- a CDS encoding LacI family DNA-binding transcriptional regulator, producing the protein MTDVARLAGVSHQTVSRVLNGHPNVREQTRLRVRAAIAELGYRPNGAARALVTGRSQVIGVVAQNTTLYGPASLLAALEQTAAAEGFAVSVGSVRNLDHGSISAAVERHLSHRVAGIVVIAPVESAGEALEHLPKDVPLVTVDGDPSRPVPLVTVDQVAGARAATQHLLDAGHRTVWHVSGPSDWFDSVGRIDGWRQALLAAGVDPPPLMPGDWSAASGYRSGQMLARMPEVTAVFTANDHLALGVLRALHEFGRRVPDEISVVGFDDVPEAAYFIPPLTTVRPDFDAVARASLQMLLTQIESGTGGALRQTIAPALVARKSVAPPRR; encoded by the coding sequence ATGACGGACGTCGCTCGTCTGGCCGGTGTCTCCCATCAGACGGTGTCGAGGGTGCTCAACGGGCACCCCAACGTCCGTGAGCAGACCCGGCTGCGGGTGCGCGCGGCGATCGCCGAGCTCGGTTACCGCCCGAACGGCGCGGCTCGCGCTTTGGTGACCGGCCGATCCCAGGTCATCGGCGTCGTCGCGCAGAACACGACACTCTACGGTCCGGCGTCGCTGTTGGCCGCCCTGGAGCAGACCGCCGCGGCGGAGGGTTTCGCGGTCAGTGTCGGCAGCGTGCGAAACCTGGACCACGGTTCCATCTCGGCCGCCGTGGAGCGGCACCTGTCGCACCGGGTCGCCGGCATCGTGGTCATCGCGCCGGTGGAGTCGGCGGGCGAGGCGCTGGAGCACCTGCCCAAGGATGTCCCGCTGGTCACCGTCGACGGTGACCCGAGTCGGCCGGTGCCGTTGGTGACTGTCGACCAGGTGGCGGGTGCCCGGGCGGCGACCCAGCATCTACTCGACGCGGGGCACCGCACCGTCTGGCACGTCTCGGGGCCGTCCGACTGGTTCGACAGCGTCGGCCGGATCGACGGTTGGCGGCAGGCACTGTTGGCGGCCGGGGTGGATCCGCCGCCGCTGATGCCGGGGGACTGGTCCGCCGCCTCGGGTTACCGAAGTGGGCAGATGTTGGCGCGGATGCCGGAGGTCACCGCGGTCTTCACCGCCAACGACCATCTCGCGCTGGGCGTGCTGCGGGCGTTGCACGAGTTCGGCCGACGAGTGCCGGACGAGATCAGCGTGGTCGGCTTCGACGATGTGCCGGAGGCGGCGTACTTCATTCCGCCGCTGACCACGGTTCGTCCCGACTTCGACGCGGTGGCCCGGGCGAGCCTGCAGATGCTGCTGACCCAGATCGAGTCGGGCACCGGTGGGGCGTTGCGGCAGACCATCGCCCCGGCTCTGGTCGCCCGCAAGAGCGTCGCCCCACCGCGTCGCTGA
- a CDS encoding ricin-type beta-trefoil lectin domain protein, translated as MNRITRGRRWGSVLAAGLLLAGALVGLRAPAAQALENGVARTPPMGWNSWNSFGCNINEALIRQSADAIVSSGMRDLGYQYVVVDDCWFNPNRDSSGNLQGDPGRFPSGMKALGDYLHARGLKFGLYQVPVDKTCAQYFGAYPGATGSRGHEAQDARQFAAWGVDFLKYDWCSPEGSIDEQVTTFARMRDALAATGRPIVYSINSNSIHAKTGPQRNWGDVANMWRTTEDITNAWNTGQTNGYPMGIQNIINVTVPLASYARPGGFNDPDMMEVGRGGMNDTEMRSHFAMWAIMASPLIAGNDVRNMDSATQTILKNGNLIAINQDSLGLQGTQVSFDGTRRVLAKRLANGDVAVALFNQGASTTTISTTAAAVGKSGSSFTLVDAWSGATSSSSGTISVSVPAHGTVVFRVSGGGTTPPTTPPPTTSSAFASAASGRCLDVPASSTTNGTQPVIWDCNGAANQRWTISGQTLQSLGKCLDAPLNATAGSRVQIWDCNGGANQRWTINSNGTISGAQSGLCLDVNNNGTANGTTVLLWTCTAAANQRWSQR; from the coding sequence ATGAACCGCATCACCCGAGGTCGTCGCTGGGGGAGCGTACTGGCGGCCGGACTGCTGCTCGCCGGCGCTCTGGTCGGCCTCCGTGCCCCAGCGGCGCAGGCCCTGGAGAACGGGGTGGCACGCACTCCTCCCATGGGTTGGAACTCGTGGAACTCCTTCGGCTGCAACATCAACGAAGCGCTGATCCGGCAGTCCGCGGATGCGATCGTCAGCAGCGGGATGAGGGACCTGGGCTACCAGTACGTCGTGGTCGACGACTGCTGGTTCAACCCGAACCGGGACAGCTCCGGCAACCTCCAGGGAGACCCGGGTCGGTTCCCCAGCGGGATGAAGGCACTCGGCGACTACCTGCACGCCCGGGGCCTGAAGTTCGGCCTCTACCAGGTGCCGGTCGACAAGACCTGCGCGCAGTACTTCGGCGCCTACCCGGGCGCGACCGGCAGCCGAGGACACGAGGCGCAGGACGCCCGTCAGTTCGCCGCCTGGGGTGTCGACTTCCTCAAGTACGACTGGTGCTCGCCGGAGGGCAGCATCGACGAACAGGTCACCACCTTCGCCCGGATGCGTGACGCGCTGGCCGCCACCGGCCGACCGATCGTCTACAGCATCAACTCGAACAGCATCCACGCCAAGACCGGCCCCCAGCGCAACTGGGGCGACGTGGCCAACATGTGGCGCACCACGGAGGACATCACCAACGCGTGGAACACCGGCCAGACCAACGGCTACCCGATGGGCATCCAGAACATCATCAACGTGACGGTGCCACTGGCCTCGTACGCGAGGCCGGGCGGCTTCAACGACCCGGACATGATGGAGGTCGGCCGGGGTGGCATGAACGACACGGAGATGCGCAGTCACTTCGCGATGTGGGCGATCATGGCCTCGCCGCTGATCGCCGGCAACGACGTACGGAACATGGACTCCGCCACCCAGACCATCCTCAAGAACGGCAACCTCATCGCGATCAACCAGGATTCGCTCGGGTTGCAGGGGACGCAGGTGTCGTTCGATGGCACCCGTCGGGTGCTCGCCAAGCGGCTCGCCAACGGTGACGTGGCGGTCGCCCTGTTCAACCAGGGCGCCTCGACAACGACGATCTCGACCACGGCCGCCGCCGTCGGCAAGTCCGGAAGCTCGTTCACGCTGGTGGACGCGTGGTCCGGTGCCACCAGCTCCAGCAGCGGGACCATCAGTGTCAGCGTGCCAGCCCACGGCACGGTGGTGTTCCGGGTCAGCGGTGGCGGCACGACGCCGCCCACGACGCCGCCGCCCACGACGTCGAGCGCGTTCGCCAGTGCCGCCTCCGGCCGCTGCCTCGACGTCCCGGCGAGCAGCACCACCAACGGCACCCAGCCGGTGATCTGGGACTGCAACGGCGCCGCCAACCAACGCTGGACCATCAGCGGTCAGACCCTGCAGTCGCTCGGCAAGTGCCTGGACGCGCCCCTCAACGCCACGGCCGGCTCCCGGGTGCAGATCTGGGACTGCAACGGTGGGGCCAACCAGCGGTGGACGATCAACTCCAACGGCACGATCAGTGGTGCGCAGTCCGGGCTCTGCCTGGACGTCAACAACAACGGCACGGCCAACGGCACCACGGTGCTCCTCTGGACCTGCACCGCAGCGGCGAACCAGCGGTGGTCGCAGCGGTAG
- the chvE gene encoding multiple monosaccharide ABC transporter substrate-binding protein, whose translation MGRKFLIALGGAMLTLSMAACSGGGAGSSGDKSGEKPSDLTIGVSMPTQTSERWIADGNAVKSKLEAKGYKVDLQYAGDDIPTQSQQVDQMITQGADVLVIAAIDGTALNSQLQAAAAAKIPVISYDRLIRGSKDVDFYVSFDNYKVGVAQGTSLLVGLGLLNKDGSKGTAKGPLNVELFAGSLDDNNTQYFYGGAMDTLKPFIDDGTLVVKSKQTTPEQIAILRWQQETAQKRMENLLTSSYNDGSKVDGVLSPYDGISRGIITALQNAGYGSGAKKLPVVTGQDAEIASIKLINEGVQGSTIFKDTRLLADQAVNAAEAFLQKKQPQANDTKTYDNGVKVVPAYLLPFATVYKDDIKATLIDSGYWTAEEVAAGQAKK comes from the coding sequence GTGGGCAGGAAATTCCTGATTGCTCTCGGCGGCGCGATGCTGACGCTGAGTATGGCGGCGTGCAGTGGCGGGGGTGCTGGTAGCAGTGGCGACAAGAGTGGCGAAAAGCCCTCTGACCTGACCATCGGCGTCTCGATGCCGACCCAGACCTCGGAGCGGTGGATCGCCGACGGCAACGCGGTGAAGTCCAAGCTGGAGGCGAAGGGCTACAAGGTCGACCTCCAGTACGCCGGCGACGACATCCCCACCCAGTCGCAGCAGGTCGACCAGATGATCACCCAGGGTGCGGATGTCCTGGTCATCGCGGCGATCGACGGCACGGCGCTCAACAGCCAGCTGCAGGCCGCCGCGGCCGCGAAGATCCCGGTCATCTCCTACGACCGGCTGATCCGCGGCAGCAAGGACGTCGACTTCTACGTCAGCTTCGACAACTACAAGGTTGGCGTCGCCCAGGGCACCTCGCTGCTCGTCGGTCTCGGCCTGCTGAACAAGGACGGCTCGAAGGGCACGGCCAAGGGGCCGCTGAACGTCGAGCTCTTCGCTGGTTCGCTTGACGACAACAACACCCAGTACTTCTACGGCGGCGCGATGGACACGCTGAAGCCGTTCATCGACGACGGCACGCTGGTCGTCAAGTCCAAGCAGACCACCCCCGAGCAGATCGCCATTCTGCGGTGGCAGCAGGAGACCGCGCAGAAGCGGATGGAGAACCTGCTCACCTCCAGCTACAACGACGGCTCGAAGGTCGACGGCGTGCTGTCGCCGTACGACGGCATCTCCCGCGGCATCATCACCGCCCTGCAGAACGCCGGCTACGGCAGTGGCGCGAAGAAGCTCCCGGTCGTGACCGGCCAGGACGCGGAGATCGCCTCGATCAAGCTGATCAACGAAGGCGTGCAGGGCTCCACGATCTTCAAGGACACCCGCCTGCTGGCCGACCAGGCCGTGAACGCCGCCGAGGCGTTCCTGCAGAAGAAGCAGCCGCAGGCCAACGACACGAAGACGTACGACAACGGTGTCAAGGTCGTCCCGGCGTACCTGCTGCCGTTCGCGACCGTCTACAAGGACGACATCAAGGCGACGCTGATCGACTCCGGCTACTGGACGGCGGAAGAGGTCGCCGCCGGCCAGGCCAAGAAGTAA
- the mmsA gene encoding multiple monosaccharide ABC transporter ATP-binding protein: MDDTILEMRRITKTFPGVTALEDVTLAVRRGEIHAICGENGAGKSTLMKVLSGVHPSGSYDGEILFDGKPMHFRGIRDSEANGIVIIHQELALVPYLSIAENIFLGTERRNRLGLIDWNLANAEAAKLLASVGLHENPVTPVIQLGVGKQQLVEIAKALSKKVRLLILDEPTAALNDIDSAHLLDLLRALRDQGITCIMISHKLNEITAIADSTTVIRDGRAVETLDMKSDEVSQQRIIRGMVGRDLDSFYPDRESSPGEEVLRIEDWTVRHPVQDRMVVEDVAVSVRAGEVVGIAGLMGAGRTELAMSVFGRSYGRDIRGRLFVRGREVQARTVAEAIDNGIAYVTEDRKRYGLNLIDDVRRNVSAAALDRLSRLGWVNGNEEIKVAETSRREMNIRTPSVMAVVGKLSGGNQQKVVLSKWLFTDPDVLILDEPTRGIDVGAKYEIYTIINRLVAAGKAVIVISSELPELLGMCDRIYTLAAGRITGEMPVAEATQESLMELMTKDKELVA, encoded by the coding sequence ATGGACGACACCATCCTCGAGATGCGTCGCATCACCAAGACGTTCCCCGGCGTGACCGCGCTGGAGGACGTCACCCTCGCGGTTCGCCGAGGTGAGATCCACGCCATCTGCGGGGAGAATGGCGCCGGCAAGTCCACCCTGATGAAGGTGCTGTCCGGCGTCCACCCGTCCGGCTCCTACGACGGCGAGATCCTCTTCGACGGCAAGCCGATGCACTTCCGCGGCATCCGGGACAGCGAAGCAAACGGCATCGTCATCATCCACCAGGAGCTCGCCCTGGTGCCGTACCTGTCGATCGCGGAGAACATCTTCCTCGGAACCGAGCGGCGTAACCGTCTCGGGCTCATCGACTGGAACCTGGCCAACGCCGAAGCGGCCAAGCTGCTGGCGTCCGTCGGGCTGCACGAGAACCCCGTCACCCCGGTCATCCAGCTCGGCGTCGGCAAGCAGCAGTTGGTGGAGATCGCCAAGGCGCTGTCGAAGAAGGTGCGTCTGCTCATCCTGGACGAGCCGACCGCCGCTCTCAACGACATCGACTCGGCACACCTGCTCGACCTGTTGCGGGCACTGAGGGACCAGGGCATCACCTGCATCATGATCTCGCACAAGCTCAACGAGATCACCGCCATCGCCGACTCGACGACCGTCATCCGCGACGGGCGCGCGGTGGAGACCCTCGACATGAAATCCGACGAGGTGTCCCAGCAGCGGATCATCCGCGGCATGGTCGGACGCGACCTGGACAGCTTCTACCCCGATCGTGAGTCGTCCCCCGGCGAGGAGGTCCTCCGGATCGAGGACTGGACGGTGCGGCACCCGGTCCAGGACCGGATGGTCGTCGAGGACGTCGCCGTGTCCGTCCGCGCCGGTGAGGTCGTCGGCATCGCGGGCCTGATGGGTGCGGGTCGCACCGAGCTGGCGATGAGCGTGTTCGGTCGGTCCTACGGGCGCGACATCCGGGGCCGGCTCTTCGTTCGCGGGCGGGAGGTGCAGGCGCGCACCGTCGCGGAGGCGATCGACAACGGCATCGCCTACGTCACCGAGGACCGCAAGCGCTACGGCCTCAACCTCATCGACGACGTCCGCCGCAACGTCTCCGCCGCCGCGTTGGACCGGCTCTCCCGCCTCGGCTGGGTGAACGGCAACGAGGAGATCAAGGTCGCCGAGACGAGCCGGCGGGAGATGAACATCAGAACGCCCAGCGTCATGGCGGTGGTCGGCAAGCTCTCCGGTGGCAACCAGCAGAAGGTCGTGCTGTCGAAGTGGCTGTTCACCGATCCGGATGTGCTGATCCTGGACGAACCCACCCGGGGCATCGACGTCGGCGCCAAGTACGAGATTTACACGATCATCAATCGGCTGGTGGCCGCTGGCAAGGCGGTGATCGTCATCTCCTCCGAGTTGCCGGAGCTGCTGGGGATGTGCGACCGCATCTACACCCTCGCCGCCGGGCGGATCACCGGTGAGATGCCGGTGGCTGAGGCGACTCAGGAGAGCCTCATGGAGCTGATGACCAAGGACAAGGAGCTCGTCGCGTGA
- the mmsB gene encoding multiple monosaccharide ABC transporter permease: MTSIKTPSTERPTPPDSTPSAALHSGTNDLRALVLNNLRQSGIYVALVVIVALFAIMTDGVLLSPGNITNIVLQYSYILVLAIGMVILIIGGHIDLSVGSVVALTGAVSAVLVIQQGYPWWVGVLAALAVGVVVGAWHGFWVAYAGIPAFIVTLAGMLLFRGLTLRVLDNISLSPFPAEYQKVAAGFLNGLLGGQGYDAFTLLIGAIAVAGYAVSGFRTRVARIRYQQPVESFPLFVARVVLVGAVIMYFAWQLAHARGLPIVLIILAVLVLVYGLLTRRTVFGRQVYAIGGNLSAAALSGVKVRTVNFWMFVNMGFLAAVAGVIYSSRSNGAQPAAGNMFELDAIAAAFIGGAAVTGGVGTVVGAMVGGLIMAVMSNGMQLMGVDQSTQSVVKGLVLLVAVAFDVYNKRRAGTAR, encoded by the coding sequence GTGACCAGCATCAAGACCCCCTCGACGGAGCGTCCGACGCCTCCGGACAGCACACCCAGCGCCGCCCTGCACAGCGGAACCAACGACCTGCGGGCGCTGGTGTTGAACAACCTGCGGCAGAGCGGGATCTACGTCGCCCTGGTCGTCATCGTCGCGCTCTTCGCGATCATGACCGACGGGGTGTTGCTGAGCCCCGGCAACATCACCAACATCGTCCTTCAGTACTCGTACATCCTGGTGCTCGCGATCGGGATGGTCATTCTGATCATCGGCGGCCACATCGACCTGTCGGTCGGGTCGGTCGTCGCGCTGACCGGAGCGGTGTCCGCCGTTCTGGTGATCCAGCAGGGCTATCCCTGGTGGGTGGGCGTCCTGGCCGCGCTGGCCGTCGGTGTCGTGGTCGGCGCGTGGCACGGATTCTGGGTGGCGTACGCCGGTATTCCGGCCTTCATCGTGACCCTGGCGGGCATGCTGCTGTTCCGGGGCCTCACCCTGCGGGTGCTCGACAACATCTCGCTGTCGCCCTTCCCGGCCGAATACCAGAAGGTCGCGGCGGGCTTCCTCAACGGGCTGCTCGGCGGGCAGGGCTATGACGCCTTCACGCTGCTGATCGGCGCCATCGCTGTGGCCGGGTACGCGGTGAGTGGCTTCCGTACCCGCGTGGCGCGCATCCGCTACCAGCAGCCGGTCGAGTCGTTCCCTCTGTTCGTCGCCCGGGTCGTCCTGGTCGGCGCGGTCATCATGTACTTCGCGTGGCAGTTGGCGCACGCCCGTGGACTGCCGATCGTGCTGATCATCCTGGCGGTCCTGGTGCTGGTCTACGGCCTGCTCACCCGGCGGACGGTGTTCGGTCGGCAGGTCTACGCGATCGGCGGCAACCTGTCGGCGGCGGCGCTGTCCGGGGTGAAGGTCCGCACCGTCAACTTCTGGATGTTCGTCAACATGGGCTTCCTGGCGGCGGTCGCGGGTGTCATCTACTCCTCGCGGTCGAACGGCGCCCAGCCCGCGGCTGGCAACATGTTCGAGCTGGACGCGATCGCCGCGGCCTTCATCGGCGGCGCGGCGGTCACCGGTGGCGTGGGGACCGTGGTGGGCGCCATGGTCGGTGGTCTGATCATGGCGGTGATGAGCAACGGCATGCAGCTGATGGGCGTCGACCAGTCGACCCAGTCGGTGGTCAAGGGCCTCGTCCTGCTCGTCGCGGTCGCCTTCGACGTCTACAACAAGCGCCGCGCCGGCACGGCTCGTTGA
- a CDS encoding ABC transporter ATP-binding protein → MTTSPAAAGVAVTCHRLIHIYPTGTGDVVALSGVDLQISPGEMLALVGPSGSGKSTLVAILGGLMQPSAGRVYVGDHELSRLSAKGLAALRGATVGTVLQGAERNLLPYVSLSRNVWLAQRPAARIAGRRLDPPEAILDLVGLGGAGARRVGDLTPGQRQRAALAQGLAAGPGLLLVDEPTSQLDASGRDEVLAALATVNAERGTTVVVVTHDGEVGARLGRAVTIRDGRVGAEGRDGRDFAVVAGDGTIQLPPETLAAFPAGTMFEVDHTDESVTLRAVTSPSSSGDEAAAREIGRTG, encoded by the coding sequence ATGACCACCTCGCCGGCGGCTGCGGGTGTGGCCGTGACCTGCCACCGGCTGATCCACATCTACCCCACCGGCACCGGTGACGTGGTCGCTCTCTCCGGCGTGGACCTGCAGATCTCTCCCGGCGAGATGCTGGCGCTGGTCGGTCCGTCCGGCTCTGGCAAGTCCACGCTGGTGGCGATCCTCGGCGGGCTCATGCAGCCCTCCGCCGGGCGCGTGTATGTGGGCGACCACGAGCTGTCCCGACTTTCTGCCAAGGGCCTGGCCGCCCTCCGCGGGGCCACGGTCGGCACGGTGTTGCAGGGCGCCGAACGCAACCTGCTGCCGTACGTGTCGCTGTCGCGCAACGTCTGGTTGGCACAGCGACCCGCGGCCCGCATCGCCGGGCGCCGGCTCGATCCGCCGGAGGCGATCCTGGACCTCGTCGGTCTCGGCGGTGCCGGCGCGCGGCGGGTGGGCGACCTGACCCCGGGGCAGCGTCAGCGGGCCGCCCTGGCGCAGGGGCTCGCCGCTGGGCCGGGGCTGCTCCTGGTCGACGAGCCGACCAGCCAGCTCGACGCGTCCGGTCGGGACGAGGTGCTCGCGGCGTTGGCCACCGTCAACGCGGAGCGGGGCACCACCGTGGTCGTGGTGACCCACGACGGCGAGGTGGGTGCCCGGCTGGGCCGAGCCGTCACCATCCGGGACGGCCGGGTCGGGGCCGAGGGGCGTGACGGGCGTGACTTCGCCGTGGTGGCCGGGGACGGCACGATCCAGTTGCCGCCGGAAACGTTGGCGGCCTTCCCGGCCGGGACGATGTTCGAGGTCGACCACACCGACGAGTCGGTCACCCTGCGCGCCGTGACGAGCCCGTCGTCGTCCGGGGACGAGGCGGCGGCGAGGGAGATCGGCCGCACCGGTTGA
- a CDS encoding FtsX-like permease family protein produces MLTVIWGALAARRAQALAVLLLAVLASAAAAAAPSYVAAAGQALASYELSKASPNELRVRLADSVEFPGMPGDPTRTLFAGKVKRLAPAGFDVVLGAQSGGVAAGRAGTVTSNLTFRAGVCERVAVAGACPRATSRGQVPEVMVSTHTAARLGVVVGDQFTFAAVPVRVAGVYRPLDVTDPFWLGQEYIRPPAAGSAITSTAGSAEDAIFTAEAAPLVDEQVIVYRSTADLYVTEKLLDSRSVQELRAAVTLVERDGNREGFGAGTTLPSLLDRVTAQRGQLADGVTLGAGLLVLLCWLVLFVAVSSAADQRRPEQGLLLLRGVQRRRLWALAIGEHAVPALVAIPLGCLGGLAAATLLAAHTLPAHADVTLDASVVGFAAIGAAGALAAVLLAQARMLSAPVVDLLRRVPARVRGWRATIGDVVAVSIAAAAVVQLRSGGSPSGLALVAPVAGALAAAVLLARVAMITGAAVGAALLARGRTAAGLALVQVARQPRFRPLIALLTVVVAMLAFTVATSEVASAAYSDRATVEVGAPRVVEVDATSRSHLLTAVRAADPEGRFAMAAVVTGSAFAAGTPLLAVDSDRLATVAAPHPSYGASLADIARKIHPTAPGEPVHLRGRLLTVVISADFDAEVFGGNRVRLAVTVSSANGTRVVAARDDIMPGRKDYVLQVPECAQECRLVKVEIVAPVVSRQLEVHFEELRTGDDDGGRETVVLTGAQFADLKRWRLSSPDDDTFVTATSGKDAALVIEVMENRRATPAGVSVVDAPFPLPAYLTRSTGTPLGGAHPYDGVDGTPTTAVVGGVADRLPRLGGSGLVVDLEYADRLAVASQNGNEEVWLAPRAPADVLDRLRAQGLVVKSDRTVTHVRQAFDRQAPALALRFNVFAGLAGVLIGAAGLIAMAAAEQRNRVAMLVALRRQGLPPRAVRGGYGWPVAVAAVSGALVTLVIWLLTRSGQRVFSDGRSPVPLPEWPDVGRLLLFTVPTVALFALTAVVLGRTVAASIRRRSGR; encoded by the coding sequence ATGCTGACCGTCATCTGGGGAGCACTTGCGGCACGTCGGGCCCAAGCCCTGGCGGTGCTCCTGCTCGCGGTGCTCGCCAGTGCCGCCGCGGCGGCCGCACCGAGCTACGTCGCCGCGGCCGGGCAGGCCCTGGCCAGCTATGAGCTGTCGAAAGCATCGCCGAACGAGCTTCGGGTGCGGCTCGCCGACTCCGTCGAATTTCCCGGGATGCCCGGAGACCCCACCCGGACCCTGTTCGCCGGCAAGGTCAAGCGACTGGCGCCGGCCGGGTTCGACGTCGTCCTGGGCGCCCAGAGCGGTGGCGTCGCCGCCGGCCGGGCCGGGACGGTGACCTCGAATCTGACTTTCCGAGCGGGGGTGTGCGAGCGGGTCGCGGTGGCCGGTGCCTGTCCCCGGGCCACCTCGCGAGGTCAGGTCCCCGAGGTCATGGTCAGCACGCACACCGCCGCGCGGCTGGGTGTCGTCGTCGGGGATCAGTTCACGTTCGCCGCGGTGCCGGTGCGGGTGGCCGGCGTCTATCGACCGCTGGACGTGACCGATCCGTTCTGGCTGGGTCAGGAGTACATTCGGCCACCCGCCGCGGGCTCGGCCATTACGTCGACCGCGGGCAGCGCCGAGGACGCGATCTTCACCGCCGAGGCCGCGCCCCTCGTCGACGAGCAGGTCATCGTGTACCGGTCGACGGCCGACCTCTACGTCACCGAGAAGTTGTTGGACAGCCGATCCGTGCAGGAGCTGCGGGCCGCGGTCACCCTGGTGGAGCGCGACGGGAACCGCGAGGGTTTCGGTGCCGGCACCACCCTGCCCAGCCTGCTTGATCGCGTCACCGCGCAACGCGGGCAACTGGCCGATGGCGTGACGCTGGGTGCCGGGCTGCTCGTCCTGCTCTGCTGGCTGGTGCTCTTCGTCGCGGTCAGTTCCGCGGCAGACCAGCGGCGACCGGAGCAGGGTCTGCTCCTGCTCCGCGGAGTGCAACGCCGACGACTGTGGGCGCTGGCGATCGGCGAACACGCCGTACCCGCGTTGGTCGCGATCCCCCTCGGCTGCCTGGGCGGCCTCGCCGCCGCCACACTGCTCGCCGCACACACCCTCCCGGCCCACGCCGACGTCACACTGGACGCCAGCGTGGTCGGCTTCGCCGCCATCGGCGCCGCCGGCGCGCTCGCCGCAGTGCTCCTGGCCCAGGCACGGATGCTGTCCGCACCGGTCGTCGACCTACTGCGTCGAGTGCCGGCACGGGTGCGGGGGTGGCGGGCAACCATCGGTGACGTCGTCGCGGTGTCCATCGCCGCGGCTGCCGTGGTGCAGTTACGCTCCGGCGGATCACCCAGCGGCCTGGCCCTGGTGGCACCGGTCGCCGGGGCGCTCGCCGCAGCAGTGCTGCTGGCACGGGTCGCGATGATCACCGGCGCGGCGGTCGGCGCGGCACTGCTGGCGCGCGGCCGAACGGCGGCCGGCCTCGCCCTGGTGCAGGTGGCCCGACAACCACGCTTCCGACCCCTCATCGCGCTGCTCACCGTGGTTGTCGCCATGCTCGCCTTCACCGTCGCGACGAGCGAGGTCGCCTCGGCCGCCTACAGCGATCGGGCAACAGTCGAGGTGGGTGCGCCACGCGTGGTCGAGGTCGACGCGACGTCCCGTTCGCACCTGTTGACGGCCGTGCGGGCGGCTGATCCGGAGGGTCGGTTCGCGATGGCCGCGGTGGTGACGGGCTCGGCTTTCGCGGCGGGCACGCCGTTGCTGGCCGTGGACTCCGACCGGCTCGCGACGGTAGCCGCACCGCATCCGTCCTACGGCGCGTCCCTGGCAGACATCGCGCGAAAGATCCACCCGACGGCACCCGGGGAACCGGTGCACCTACGCGGGCGACTGCTCACCGTGGTCATCTCCGCCGACTTCGACGCTGAGGTTTTCGGCGGCAATCGGGTCCGCCTCGCGGTCACGGTCTCCAGCGCCAACGGCACCCGGGTGGTCGCCGCACGCGACGACATCATGCCAGGCCGCAAGGATTACGTCCTCCAGGTGCCCGAGTGCGCGCAGGAATGCCGGCTGGTCAAAGTCGAGATCGTCGCTCCCGTGGTCTCCCGGCAGTTGGAGGTCCACTTCGAGGAGTTGCGCACCGGCGACGACGACGGCGGCCGGGAAACGGTGGTGCTGACCGGCGCGCAGTTCGCCGATCTGAAGCGGTGGCGGTTGTCCAGCCCGGACGACGACACCTTTGTCACGGCCACGAGTGGAAAGGACGCGGCCCTGGTCATCGAGGTGATGGAAAACCGGCGTGCGACGCCGGCCGGCGTCAGTGTCGTCGACGCGCCGTTCCCGCTACCCGCTTACCTGACCCGGTCGACGGGGACGCCGCTCGGCGGGGCCCATCCGTACGACGGCGTCGACGGGACACCCACCACGGCGGTGGTCGGTGGCGTGGCTGACCGTCTGCCGCGGCTCGGTGGCTCCGGTCTGGTCGTCGACCTGGAGTACGCGGACCGGCTCGCCGTCGCCAGCCAGAACGGCAACGAGGAGGTCTGGTTGGCGCCGCGGGCTCCCGCCGACGTCCTCGACCGGCTTCGCGCTCAGGGTCTGGTCGTGAAGAGTGACCGGACGGTCACCCACGTGCGCCAGGCCTTCGATCGACAGGCTCCGGCGTTGGCGCTGCGCTTCAACGTGTTCGCCGGGCTGGCCGGGGTGCTGATCGGGGCGGCCGGCCTGATCGCGATGGCGGCGGCCGAGCAGCGCAACCGGGTGGCCATGTTGGTGGCGCTTCGTCGGCAGGGGCTGCCACCACGCGCCGTCCGTGGCGGCTACGGGTGGCCGGTAGCGGTCGCCGCCGTGTCGGGCGCTCTCGTCACCCTGGTGATCTGGCTTCTCACCCGAAGTGGGCAGCGCGTGTTCAGTGACGGCCGCTCACCGGTTCCGTTGCCCGAGTGGCCGGACGTCGGCCGTCTGCTGTTGTTCACGGTGCCCACAGTCGCGCTGTTCGCCCTCACCGCCGTGGTGCTCGGCCGGACCGTCGCCGCCTCGATACGCCGCCGGAGCGGCCGATGA